AGTGCCCTCAAGGATCGGCTGCGCACATTGAGCGAGGCGGCGTCCGAGCTGGCGGCGTGCGAGCTGATACACGGACACGCCGAGACGCTTGAACAGATGCGACAGATGGTCCTGCAGCGCCACGCCGCGGAGGGGCTCTCGCCCGTCGAGCGCGGGCGTCAGGAGGACGCCATTGCGGACTGGTTGGAAGCTCGTGGCGTCGAGCAACCGTGGGTGCTGGCCGAGACGTATGCCGATGCGGGCGTGACGGCGAGCGACCTCGAATCTGGCTTGTCCACGCTGCCGGCCGAGACGCTGCCGGAGGTGCTCGCGTGGCTCGAGGCGAGCCTGGCGGCAGACCGTCTGCTCGGCGAGATTGTTGCAGCGGCGGGGCGCATCTCCGAGCTGGTGGCCTCGATCAAGGCCTATTCCCACATGGACCGCGCGATAGAGCGCCAGCTCACCGACGTGCGCGAGGGTTTGGACAACACGCTGGTCATGCTGGGGCATCAGATCAAGAAGAAGCAAGTCGCGATTGAGCGTGCGTACGCCGAAGACCTTCCCAAGGTGCCGGGCCATCCCGGCGAGCTGACACAAGTGTGGACGAACCTGCTGGACAACGCCATCGATGCGCTGCCGCAGACCGGCGGGCGTATCCGGATTGAAGCCGAGCGGGAGCACGACGGCGTGGAGATCCGCGTCATCGACAACGGCAGTGGCATTCCCGAGGCGCTGCAATCGCGCATCTTCGAGCCGTTCTACACGACCAAGGCCATGGGAACCGGTACCGGTCTCGGCCTCGACATCGTACAGCGCGTCGTCACCCTCCAGCACAGCGGCCGCGTGACCGTGAGCTCCGAGCCAGGCCATACGGTGTTCACGGTGAGCCTGCCGCTCGAAGTGGGACCTGTCGCGGAGCCTGCGCCGCATCAGCCCGCCTCAAACGCCCGCCAGGGGTAAACATCGAGAGCGCGTGACCCTGAAGGCGACCCACGCCGATCTGGCCTCAGATTGAAGGAAGAATCACACCGACACCTTGGTGATGGCATTCGCCACCGGCTGTGGCAGTGCCATAGTGCGGGCATGGGTGCCGCAGCGCTGGCGGCGCGTGTGCCGCCGCACGCGTTCTTCCTTGTGAGCGCGTTGTTCCACTACCTCGGTCCCGCGTTCGCCGTGCTGCTGTTCGCGCGGGTCGCCCCGCTCGGCGTGGCCTGGCTGCGGATCGCGAGCGCCGCGGCGGTCTTCGCGCTCTGGCGACGGCCGTGGCGCTTCTTTCGGGCACTCGATGCGCGCGCGCGACTGCTGGTGGTGCTGCTCGGCGGCGTCCTCGCCTCGATGAATGCCTGCTTCTACATCGCGATCGATCGGCTGCCGCTTGCCACCGTCGGCGCGATCGAGTTCCTCGGGCCAATTGCCCTGGCCGCAGCCGGCATGCGCACCGCCCGCAACTGGGTCGCTCTCGGTCTCGCGGCGACCGGCGTGTACGTGCTGACCGGCGTTCGCCTCGCCGGCGAGCCAATCGGCTTCCTGTTCGCCTTTGCCAACTGCGCCCTGTTCGTCATGTACATCGTGCTCGGCCATCGCCTCGCCGCGGGCGGCGGCGCGCAAGGGATCGACAGGCTCGGCTTGGCGATGCTCATTGCGATGGTGGTTGCGATCCCAATCGGCATCCGCGACGCCGCGCCCGCGCTCGTGCAACCCACGCTGCTCGCCGCCGGTATCGGAGTGGGGATCTCGTCGTCGGTGATTCCTTACGTGTGCGACCAGCTCGCGATGGCGCGGCTGTCACGCGCAACCTTTGCGCTGCTCCTCTCGCTCTTGCCCGCCACCGCTGCCGTGGTTGGCATCGTCGTCTTGCGGCAGATCCCGTCGCCTGCCGAGGTCGCCGGTGTCGCGCTCGTCATCTTCGGCGTCGCCGTTCACCGCGAGCCGCGTTGAGCGCGTCGGGCCGTGTCCCTGGACGCGAAATCTCCGCTTTGTCTGGTTTCTTCTTCTTGATCAGCGAACGGTCTTGCGCCAGACGTGTAGAAGGTCTAGGCTATTGAGGTCAAACGTTTAGGAGGTTGCCAATGTTCCGCTTCGGCTCGGCTCTTGGCAAGCGGCGACAGCGAAGGGAAAGGGATCTCGACGCGGAGCTTCGCGACCATCTGGAGCGACAGGTCGCTGATTACATCGCGAGCGGTATGACGCCAGCAGAGGCGCGGAGTCGAGCCAGAGCACACTTTGGGGGCGCCGAGCAGATCAAGGAAGAATGCCGACAGGTTCGTTCGTGGTGGCGCGTGGAGATGATCTTTCGGGACCTGAAGCAGGCGCTGCGCTCGCTCAGGCGGAGTCCGGCCTTTACCACGGTGGCGATCCTCCGTTCACGATGCGCGATGACGACCCGAGCGCCCGGAGAGTCGCCGTCCTGACGGACTCGCTGTGGCGAAGCGCTTTCGGGCGCTCTCCCGACGTGCTCGGCGAAGAGATCAGAGTGGCGGGATCCGTATTCAGCATTATTGGCGTGGCGGAGCCAGGGTTCACGGGGTTTACGCCAGGAAGCCCCGCTGAAGTGATCGTCCCGCTAGCGCAGAGACCCTGGAGGGGTGGCATTGCGCCCGACGGGCCGGATCCGTTTCATTTTTGGGTGGTTGTGCTCGGTCGACTGGCCCCTTCTGTGTCGCGGGAGCAGGCGCAGGCGACGCTGAGCGCGATGGAACGGCGCCTGTTCGCTGAGGGCGCTCCAGCTCGCTATACCGCCTCGCAACAGCGCGAGTACGTCAACCGCCGACTCGTTGTTCGATCCGCAGCGCGAGGCCTGGAGACGGGAGGCAACGCGCGGCTCGAGCGCCGCTTTGAAGGACCGCTTTACGGCAGTTGGGGGATCTGCACCGCGATGCTGCTGGTGGGTTGCGTGAACCTCGCGATTCTCTTCCTGGGGCGTGGCCTCGCCAGGCAACGCGAGATTGCGACACGGCTGGCTCTCGGCGCTTCGCGCGTCGCGCTCGTGCGCCTGCTTACGCTGGAGACTGCGCCGTTGGTCCTGGTTGGCGCAGCTCTTGGCACCCTGCTCGCCGGAGGAATGAACCGCCTGGTGGCCGTTCAAGCGGAGTCGATGCTCGGGATTGTCTTGAGCCCGGCGACTCCCAGCCTGTGGCTTGACCTCCGAACGTTGCTGTTCCTGACCGTGCTGATTGCGATAGTCGCGACTGCGCTCGCGATCGTCCCAGTCTGGCAGGCCGGTCGCCTGGCGGACGCAGGCGGGCTGAAGGGAAGCGGTCGAGGGATAGTCGGAACGACCACACGCACGCAGAAGATCCTGCTGGGAGTCCAGGTCGCAGTGGCTTTGGCCTTGGTCTCTGGGAGCGGGTTACTCACAGCCTCGCTCAGTCGCCTCCTTGCCGTCGATCTGGGAATGCGCATGCGAGGTGTATCGGTCGTCACTCTGGCAGGCATTCCCGGTGTCACACCGACGGCCACGCGAGTCCCCTACTATCGAGATCTCGTCGATCAGCTCGAGGCGCTTCCCGACGTGGCCTCAGCAAGCGTTGTTGATTTCGCGCCGCTCTCGATCACAGGATTGGAGAAACCAGTAGCGAGCGTCGAGAGTCTTGCGATAAGCGCCGACGTCCGCGCGGAGATTCTGACCGTGACAGACAAGCTGTTCGAGACGCTGGGCGTGCCACTCGTCGCGGGCGAGGGGTTCCGGCGCTCGGATCAGGGTACGGGCGAGTCGAGCGGGGAAACGCCGACCATTGTCAGTCAGTCGCTGGGAAAGCGATTCGGCGGTGAGCGCTTGATCGGACGACACATCCGCGTCGGCGAGGCGAGATTGGAGAAGCGGCTGCGCGTGGTTGGAATCGCCGCGGACGCGCAGCTCCACCATCCCCTCCGGCGAGAGCCGCACATGGTTTACATCGACTTATGGCGAGATCCCGATATCTGGTCGCCGTTCCTCCTCGTCAAGACCCGAAGCGGCGCGCCGCTGCCCTCCGCGGAAGTGCGGCGAGTGGTTGCCGCACGAGGCCAGCACTACGTGGAGAACTACCGCACACTCGACCAAAACAAAGATCGCGCAACCACCGAAAACCGATGGCTTGCGAACGTATCGACGGGCGTGGCCGCCTTGTCGTTGATCTTGGCGGCGACCGGGCTGTTTGGTCTTCTCAGTTACCACGTCGCAAGTCGCACGAGCGAGATCGGCATCCGAATGGCATTAGGCGCCCGCCGTCGACAGATTCAATGGCACGTCCTTCGGCAGCTCCTGCCCGTCATGCTCGCCGGAACGTTCGGCGGCATTGGACTTACGCTCGTGCTCGGGAGGCTCATTGCCGGACTGCTGTATGGCGTCAGCGGTCACGACCCGCGGCTGCTTGCACTGTCCATAGCCGTGCTGATTGCGACGGCAGCACTGGCTGCGCTGATTCCAGCACGGAAGGCGGCGTCAGTGGATCCTGTCGTAGCCCTCAGACACGAGTGAGCCCGGGCGCACGACCAGACGAAGTCCGGTATCATTCTCCCAGGATTGGAGGGTTCGATGTCCGTGGATCGACGACGGTTCATCCAGTACGGCGTGGGGACGCTGGCGGGGCTCTCGGCGTGGCCGGCGGCACGGGCGCTGGCCGAAGCCGCCGCCGCTGGGGCCTCCTTCAAGGTAGGTGTCACGGATTGGAATCTGAAACAAACGCTCGAGATCGAAGCGGTGTCGCTGGCGAAGCGGATTGGCTTCGATGGTGTTCAGGTCAGCATTGGTCGCGGCGGGGAGGGTGCCGTGACGACCTTGCCGCTGGCGGACGCGTCGCTGCAGCAGCAGTATCTCGACGCTTCCCGCAAAGGGAGCTTGCCAATTGCGTCGCTCTGCCTGGACATCCTTCATCGGAACTACCTGAAGAACGACCCGCTCGGGCAGCGATGGGTTGCCGACTCCATCCCGATCGCCAAGGCCATGGGTGTTCGTGTGGTATTGCTGCCGTTCTTCGGCAAGGGTGCCCTGACCACGACTACCGAGATGGATTATGTTGGCGACGCTCTGCGGGAGGTGGCCCCGAGCGCGGACCAGGCAGGCGTAGTCCTTGGTCTCGAGAACACCATCTCCGCACGCGACAATGCCCGTATCATGGAGCGGGCGAAGTCGCCAGCGATTCTCGTGTACTACGACGTCGGTAACTCGACCAAGAGTGGCTTCAATGTGATCGAGGAGATCCGCTGGCTCGGGAGCGAGCGCATTTGTGAGATCCACCTGAAGGACAACCCGCACTATCTGGGCGAAGGGACGATTGACTTT
This genomic stretch from Luteitalea sp. harbors:
- a CDS encoding GHKL domain-containing protein, which encodes MTTPRTTIEELRRIAFFDDLPDHVLTWFVEHGELMTASAGERLFEPGGTPDRMVILLEGEFDVRGLMNGQMTTFFTAEQGTVGGLLPYSRMKAYTAEGIATKPSRLLAILKDLFPEMLALHPELSKRVVALLSDRIRETTRWVGQREKLMALGKLSSGLAHELNNPAAAVTRAASALKDRLRTLSEAASELAACELIHGHAETLEQMRQMVLQRHAAEGLSPVERGRQEDAIADWLEARGVEQPWVLAETYADAGVTASDLESGLSTLPAETLPEVLAWLEASLAADRLLGEIVAAAGRISELVASIKAYSHMDRAIERQLTDVREGLDNTLVMLGHQIKKKQVAIERAYAEDLPKVPGHPGELTQVWTNLLDNAIDALPQTGGRIRIEAEREHDGVEIRVIDNGSGIPEALQSRIFEPFYTTKAMGTGTGLGLDIVQRVVTLQHSGRVTVSSEPGHTVFTVSLPLEVGPVAEPAPHQPASNARQG
- a CDS encoding EamA family transporter, with the protein product MGAAALAARVPPHAFFLVSALFHYLGPAFAVLLFARVAPLGVAWLRIASAAAVFALWRRPWRFFRALDARARLLVVLLGGVLASMNACFYIAIDRLPLATVGAIEFLGPIALAAAGMRTARNWVALGLAATGVYVLTGVRLAGEPIGFLFAFANCALFVMYIVLGHRLAAGGGAQGIDRLGLAMLIAMVVAIPIGIRDAAPALVQPTLLAAGIGVGISSSVIPYVCDQLAMARLSRATFALLLSLLPATAAVVGIVVLRQIPSPAEVAGVALVIFGVAVHREPR
- a CDS encoding FtsX-like permease family protein: MPTGSFVVARGDDLSGPEAGAALAQAESGLYHGGDPPFTMRDDDPSARRVAVLTDSLWRSAFGRSPDVLGEEIRVAGSVFSIIGVAEPGFTGFTPGSPAEVIVPLAQRPWRGGIAPDGPDPFHFWVVVLGRLAPSVSREQAQATLSAMERRLFAEGAPARYTASQQREYVNRRLVVRSAARGLETGGNARLERRFEGPLYGSWGICTAMLLVGCVNLAILFLGRGLARQREIATRLALGASRVALVRLLTLETAPLVLVGAALGTLLAGGMNRLVAVQAESMLGIVLSPATPSLWLDLRTLLFLTVLIAIVATALAIVPVWQAGRLADAGGLKGSGRGIVGTTTRTQKILLGVQVAVALALVSGSGLLTASLSRLLAVDLGMRMRGVSVVTLAGIPGVTPTATRVPYYRDLVDQLEALPDVASASVVDFAPLSITGLEKPVASVESLAISADVRAEILTVTDKLFETLGVPLVAGEGFRRSDQGTGESSGETPTIVSQSLGKRFGGERLIGRHIRVGEARLEKRLRVVGIAADAQLHHPLRREPHMVYIDLWRDPDIWSPFLLVKTRSGAPLPSAEVRRVVAARGQHYVENYRTLDQNKDRATTENRWLANVSTGVAALSLILAATGLFGLLSYHVASRTSEIGIRMALGARRRQIQWHVLRQLLPVMLAGTFGGIGLTLVLGRLIAGLLYGVSGHDPRLLALSIAVLIATAALAALIPARKAASVDPVVALRHE
- a CDS encoding TIM barrel protein, which gives rise to MSVDRRRFIQYGVGTLAGLSAWPAARALAEAAAAGASFKVGVTDWNLKQTLEIEAVSLAKRIGFDGVQVSIGRGGEGAVTTLPLADASLQQQYLDASRKGSLPIASLCLDILHRNYLKNDPLGQRWVADSIPIAKAMGVRVVLLPFFGKGALTTTTEMDYVGDALREVAPSADQAGVVLGLENTISARDNARIMERAKSPAILVYYDVGNSTKSGFNVIEEIRWLGSERICEIHLKDNPHYLGEGTIDFPGVVQALVEIGFDQWAQLETDSPSGDVEADMGRNLGFIRKVMQGV